From uncultured Roseateles sp., the proteins below share one genomic window:
- a CDS encoding response regulator transcription factor: MKVLLIDDHPLILSALQTVIEGLGDNVKVVGVDSAGEARATLKTSQDFDLVLLDLQLGDANGFDVLTEFRAAYPALPVVVVSASDRASDVIRAIDLGAMGFVPKRTGKEMLAQALRLVMAGGIFVPSMSLGSGMSNAPAPAAASPVQAIGEAAQASGFQKVDALEGLSLTPRQTDVLALLLQGKPNKVIARELGVSVETVKDHVAAVLKALGVNSRTQAVLAVGQMSQQQPGGGFSTFRSSQP; the protein is encoded by the coding sequence ATGAAGGTGCTGTTGATCGACGACCACCCGCTGATTCTCTCGGCACTGCAAACGGTGATCGAGGGCCTGGGCGACAACGTCAAGGTGGTCGGTGTGGACAGTGCCGGTGAGGCGCGGGCCACGCTGAAGACCAGTCAGGACTTCGACCTGGTGCTGCTGGACCTGCAGCTGGGCGATGCCAACGGCTTCGACGTGCTGACCGAGTTCCGTGCCGCCTACCCGGCGCTCCCGGTGGTGGTGGTCTCGGCCTCGGACCGGGCCAGCGACGTGATTCGCGCCATCGACCTCGGTGCCATGGGTTTTGTGCCCAAGCGCACCGGCAAGGAGATGCTGGCCCAGGCGCTGCGGCTGGTGATGGCTGGCGGCATCTTCGTGCCCTCGATGTCGCTGGGCTCGGGCATGAGCAATGCGCCCGCGCCGGCGGCGGCTTCGCCGGTGCAGGCCATTGGCGAGGCCGCCCAGGCCTCGGGTTTCCAGAAGGTCGATGCGCTGGAGGGCCTGTCGCTGACGCCGCGCCAGACCGATGTGCTGGCCCTGCTGTTGCAAGGCAAGCCGAACAAGGTGATCGCGCGCGAACTGGGCGTCTCGGTCGAGACCGTCAAGGACCATGTGGCGGCGGTGTTGAAGGCCCTGGGCGTCAACTCGCGCACCCAGGCCGTGCTGGCGGTGGGCCAGATGAGCCAGCAGCAGCCCGGCGGCGGCTTCAGCACCTTCCGCAGCAGCCAGCCGTGA
- a CDS encoding MaoC family dehydratase, whose protein sequence is MKRYEHLQDLSTLVGQEIGLSDWVAVDQARIQLFADATGDHQWIHLDAERAAAGPFGATVAHGYLTLSLLPLLSAGAFSVADVRMGVNYGLNKVRFPAPVPVNSRLRGRFVLLAFEPIAGGGAQLTMDVTMEREGSDKPVCVAQSVSRMFA, encoded by the coding sequence ATGAAGCGATATGAACATCTGCAGGACCTCAGCACCCTGGTGGGCCAGGAGATCGGTCTCAGCGACTGGGTGGCTGTCGATCAGGCCCGCATCCAGCTGTTTGCCGATGCCACCGGGGACCATCAATGGATACACCTGGATGCCGAGCGTGCCGCCGCTGGCCCCTTTGGTGCCACGGTGGCCCATGGCTATCTGACCCTGAGCCTGCTGCCCCTGCTCAGCGCCGGTGCCTTCTCGGTGGCCGATGTGCGCATGGGCGTCAACTACGGCCTGAACAAGGTGCGCTTTCCGGCGCCGGTGCCGGTCAACAGCCGGCTGCGCGGACGTTTCGTGCTGCTGGCCTTCGAGCCCATTGCCGGTGGCGGCGCCCAGCTGACCATGGACGTGACGATGGAGCGCGAGGGGAGTGACAAGCCGGTCTGCGTGGCTCAGTCGGTGAGCCGCATGTTTGCCTGA
- a CDS encoding ParA family protein translates to MPVIVVANPKGGVGKSTLSTNIAGYLARQGHAVMLGDVDRQQSARRWLALRPTGLPTIQGWDVHKDHLVRPPKGVSHVVLDTPAGLHGKRLDELLKIADKLLVPLQPSLFDIDATYAFVQELHERMPAKHPKPALVAMRAKEGTLSVEQLQHFLQTLKVPVLGQLRDTQNYVQLAARGLTLWDVAPSRVERDLEQWQPLLRWLEH, encoded by the coding sequence ATGCCCGTGATCGTCGTCGCCAACCCCAAGGGCGGAGTTGGCAAGTCCACCCTGTCCACCAATATCGCCGGCTATCTGGCCCGTCAGGGCCATGCGGTGATGCTGGGCGATGTGGACCGGCAGCAGAGCGCGCGCCGCTGGCTGGCCTTGCGTCCGACCGGTCTGCCGACGATTCAGGGCTGGGACGTGCACAAGGATCACCTGGTGCGGCCGCCCAAGGGCGTCAGCCATGTGGTGCTGGACACGCCGGCCGGCCTGCACGGCAAGCGCCTGGACGAGTTGCTGAAGATTGCTGACAAGCTGCTGGTGCCGCTGCAACCCAGCCTGTTCGACATCGACGCCACCTATGCCTTTGTGCAGGAGCTGCACGAGCGCATGCCGGCCAAGCACCCCAAGCCGGCCCTGGTGGCGATGCGGGCCAAGGAGGGCACGCTATCGGTCGAGCAGCTGCAGCATTTTCTGCAGACCTTGAAGGTGCCGGTGCTGGGCCAGTTGCGCGACACCCAGAACTATGTGCAGCTCGCCGCCCGCGGGCTGACCCTGTGGGATGTGGCGCCCAGCCGGGTGGAGCGCGACCTCGAACAATGGCAGCCGCTGCTGCGCTGGCTGGAACACTGA
- a CDS encoding NAD(P)H-dependent oxidoreductase, translating to MADIVVVGAHPHIGQSRITRRLLRAARQASAELPGQIEVCDLYALYPDYCIDIAAEQARISAARLIVWLHPIHWYSMPPLMKLWVDEVLAFGWGYGPEGKALQGKDLWLACSTGGTEAAYRPDGHNRYFFDAFLHPYEQTAALCGMRFLPPLVLHGAHRVSEAAVEEHAEIFAQRLLSYPDWPELDELPESLECAVPADDRPLLTTT from the coding sequence ATGGCAGACATTGTTGTCGTAGGCGCCCATCCGCATATCGGGCAATCCCGCATCACCCGCCGGCTGCTGCGCGCCGCACGCCAGGCCAGCGCCGAGCTGCCCGGGCAGATCGAGGTCTGCGATCTCTACGCCCTGTATCCCGACTACTGCATCGACATCGCCGCCGAGCAGGCCCGCATTAGCGCGGCCCGGCTGATCGTCTGGCTGCACCCCATCCACTGGTACAGCATGCCGCCGCTGATGAAGCTGTGGGTGGACGAGGTGCTGGCCTTCGGCTGGGGCTATGGCCCCGAGGGCAAGGCCTTGCAAGGCAAGGACCTGTGGCTGGCCTGCTCCACCGGCGGCACCGAGGCCGCCTACCGGCCCGATGGCCACAACCGCTACTTTTTCGATGCCTTTCTGCACCCCTACGAGCAGACGGCCGCGCTGTGCGGCATGCGCTTTCTGCCGCCACTGGTGCTGCATGGCGCCCATCGCGTCAGCGAGGCAGCAGTTGAAGAGCATGCCGAGATCTTCGCGCAGCGGCTGCTGAGCTACCCCGACTGGCCCGAGCTGGACGAGTTGCCCGAAAGCCTGGAATGTGCCGTGCCGGCCGATGACCGGCCTCTCCTTACGACGACCTGA